A window of Leclercia adecarboxylata contains these coding sequences:
- the hofC gene encoding protein transport protein HofC has product MADNQLWRWRALGPQGERQAGALWAPDKHTAWTLLQSKELVPLELRRCAQQRRWQAQHRYEVIHQLATLLQAGLTLSAGLALLAQQHPVRQWQALLQSIADDLSAGCAFSDALKKWPHIFPPLYVSMIKTGELTGKLDECCRQLAHQQKTQQQLSAKVRKALRYPVIILGLAVAVVLAMVTLVLPEFAAIYKTFNTPLPALTRAVMGLADALQEQGAVLLLSLLAIISGLLLLRRKRRWQYATQRLLLTSPVTGPLVRGQKLSQIFTVLSLTQQSGIAFIQGLESTEETLECPFWREKLQTIRHHIMQGMPIWSALNDAAIFTPLCIQLVRTGEASGALDIMLSNLARHHNEQTFQQADNLASLLEPLLLIVTGLIIGTLVVAMYLPIFHLGDAMSAG; this is encoded by the coding sequence ATGGCAGATAATCAGCTCTGGCGCTGGCGGGCTCTCGGCCCACAAGGGGAGCGCCAGGCGGGCGCGCTTTGGGCTCCCGACAAACACACGGCATGGACTCTCCTGCAAAGCAAAGAGCTTGTTCCCCTTGAGCTCAGACGATGCGCGCAGCAGCGTCGCTGGCAGGCGCAGCATCGCTACGAGGTTATCCACCAACTGGCGACGCTGCTGCAGGCGGGCTTAACGCTGTCAGCTGGGCTGGCGCTTCTGGCACAGCAGCATCCGGTCCGGCAATGGCAGGCGTTGTTGCAAAGCATCGCCGATGACCTGAGCGCGGGTTGCGCCTTCTCTGACGCCCTGAAAAAGTGGCCGCACATCTTCCCGCCGCTTTATGTATCGATGATTAAAACCGGGGAGCTAACCGGCAAACTGGACGAATGCTGTCGTCAGCTGGCACATCAGCAAAAAACGCAGCAGCAGCTCAGCGCAAAGGTAAGAAAAGCGCTGCGTTATCCGGTGATTATTCTCGGTCTGGCTGTCGCCGTGGTGCTGGCGATGGTGACGCTGGTGTTGCCAGAGTTTGCTGCGATCTACAAAACCTTTAACACCCCACTGCCTGCCCTGACCCGGGCAGTTATGGGGCTGGCAGATGCGCTCCAGGAACAGGGCGCGGTACTGCTGTTAAGCCTGCTGGCCATAATATCGGGCCTGCTGCTGCTTCGGCGTAAACGACGATGGCAGTACGCTACCCAGCGTCTGCTGCTGACCAGCCCGGTGACTGGCCCGCTGGTGCGGGGGCAAAAGCTCAGCCAGATCTTTACCGTTCTGTCGCTCACGCAACAGTCGGGCATCGCCTTTATACAGGGGCTGGAAAGTACGGAGGAGACGCTGGAGTGTCCTTTCTGGCGGGAGAAATTACAGACGATCCGGCATCACATCATGCAGGGTATGCCCATCTGGTCAGCCCTGAACGACGCCGCCATTTTTACGCCACTCTGCATTCAACTGGTACGCACAGGCGAAGCATCGGGTGCGCTGGACATCATGCTGAGCAATCTGGCGCGGCATCATAATGAGCAAACTTTTCAGCAGGCCGACAATCTTGCTTCGCTGCTGGAGCCATTACTGTTGATTGTGACAGGACTGATTATCGGCACGCTGGTGGTGGCGATGTATCTGCCGATTTTCCATCTGGGGGATGCGATGAGTGCGGGATAA
- the gspE gene encoding type II secretion system protein GspE has protein sequence MNPDRLMALCQRHNAQLLNHDPDRITIAVVGDPPSELLEALRFATQKRIDIECWTSERMEKHRQTASESHLPAVASTTSSAIEILNRTLMQAMSQRASDIHIEPADENWQIRLRIDGVLYPQQPLSSELGTTLIARLKVLGNLDIAERRLPQDGQFTVEISGAPVSFRIATLPCRSGEKIVLRLLQQEQQALLLDQLGMSTVQQRLFAGALHKSQGLILVTGPTGSGKTVTLYSALQARNTPAVNICSVEDPVEIPLDGLNQTPINPRAGLTFQSVLRALLRQDPDIIMVGEIRDGETAEIAINAAQTGHLVLSTLHTNSTAETLVRLQQMGVARWMISSALSLVIAQRLVRRLCPHCRQEVRRDKPLPQALWPRPLPHWQPVGCDRCYHGFYGRVAIFEVMMITRELRSAIAGGAQVEEIEKLARQTGMVTLFEHGCMAVEQGHTTLEEVVQMLGAPDGR, from the coding sequence ATGAATCCCGATCGGTTAATGGCGCTGTGTCAGCGTCATAACGCCCAATTGCTGAACCACGATCCGGACAGGATCACCATCGCGGTTGTCGGCGATCCGCCGTCTGAGCTGCTGGAGGCGTTACGTTTCGCCACGCAGAAAAGGATTGATATCGAATGCTGGACCAGCGAGAGAATGGAAAAGCACCGGCAAACTGCGTCGGAATCGCATCTGCCCGCAGTCGCCAGCACAACGAGCTCCGCCATTGAGATCCTTAACCGTACCCTGATGCAGGCGATGAGCCAGCGGGCCTCTGATATCCACATCGAGCCCGCCGACGAGAACTGGCAGATACGGTTACGCATCGACGGCGTGCTCTATCCGCAACAGCCCCTTTCATCCGAGCTGGGCACAACGCTTATCGCCCGGCTGAAGGTGCTGGGCAACCTGGATATCGCCGAGCGGCGCTTACCCCAGGATGGGCAGTTTACGGTTGAAATTTCAGGGGCTCCCGTCTCGTTTCGTATTGCCACGCTACCCTGTCGCAGCGGAGAAAAAATTGTCCTGCGCCTTCTGCAGCAGGAGCAACAGGCGCTCCTGCTCGATCAGCTGGGCATGAGCACAGTCCAGCAGCGTTTATTTGCCGGGGCGCTGCATAAATCTCAGGGGCTGATTCTGGTGACCGGGCCCACCGGCAGCGGCAAAACCGTCACCCTGTACAGCGCGTTGCAGGCCCGCAACACACCCGCAGTGAATATCTGCAGCGTAGAAGATCCTGTCGAAATCCCGCTTGATGGGTTAAACCAGACCCCCATCAATCCCCGGGCGGGGTTAACGTTCCAGAGCGTGCTGCGCGCGCTATTGCGTCAGGATCCCGACATCATCATGGTGGGCGAAATACGCGATGGCGAAACGGCGGAGATCGCCATCAACGCCGCGCAGACCGGTCATCTGGTGCTGTCGACCCTGCATACCAACTCCACTGCCGAAACGCTGGTGCGCCTGCAGCAGATGGGTGTGGCGCGCTGGATGATCTCCTCGGCGTTGTCTCTGGTGATTGCCCAGCGGCTGGTGCGTCGGCTGTGCCCGCACTGCCGCCAGGAGGTACGCCGGGATAAGCCGCTCCCCCAGGCGCTGTGGCCTCGCCCCCTGCCGCACTGGCAGCCGGTGGGTTGCGACCGCTGCTATCACGGTTTTTATGGCCGGGTGGCAATCTTTGAAGTGATGATGATTACCCGCGAACTCCGCTCGGCCATCGCCGGCGGAGCACAGGTGGAGGAGATCGAAAAACTGGCCCGACAGACGGGCATGGTGACGCTTTTCGAACATGGCTGCATGGCGGTAGAACAGGGCCACACCACTCTCGAAGAGGTGGTGCAGATGCTGGGTGCCCCGGATGGCAGATAA
- the ppdD gene encoding prepilin peptidase-dependent pilin produces the protein MERQKGFTLIELMVVIGIVAILSAIGIPAYQNYLRKAALTDMLQTFLPYRTAVELCALDHGGTDSCDAGVNGVPSPATSRYVSGMSIAKGAVTLTGQESLNGLEVVMTPQWDNGNGITGWKRVCTIAADSALKQACEEVFRFTAGEESEQ, from the coding sequence ATGGAAAGACAAAAAGGTTTTACCCTCATCGAATTAATGGTTGTCATTGGCATCGTTGCTATTCTGAGTGCCATCGGCATTCCGGCCTATCAGAACTACCTGCGAAAAGCCGCCCTCACCGATATGCTGCAAACCTTCCTCCCCTACCGTACCGCCGTGGAACTCTGCGCCCTGGATCATGGCGGGACAGATAGCTGCGACGCAGGCGTGAACGGCGTCCCCTCCCCCGCGACATCCCGCTATGTCTCAGGCATGAGCATCGCCAAAGGCGCTGTCACCCTGACAGGCCAGGAGAGCCTGAACGGCCTGGAGGTGGTCATGACGCCGCAGTGGGATAACGGCAACGGCATCACCGGCTGGAAACGCGTCTGTACCATTGCCGCAGACAGCGCCCTGAAGCAGGCCTGTGAAGAGGTGTTCCGCTTTACAGCCGGTGAGGAGAGCGAGCAATGA
- the nadC gene encoding carboxylating nicotinate-nucleotide diphosphorylase, whose product MPPRRYNPDHRRNVLLERINMDIPASVANALREDLGGDVNADNDITAQLLAEDARSHAVVITREDGVFCGKRWVEEVFTQLAGDRVQVTWHVEDGDSISANQPLFELEGPSRVLLTGERTALNFVQTLSGVASEVRSYVDLLEGTHTQLLDTRKTLPGLRTALKYAVLCGGGANHRLGLSDAFLIKENHIIASGSVRQAVEKAFWLHPDVPVEVEVESLQELEDALKAGADIIMLDNFETEQMREAVKRTNGQARLEVSGNVTRETLREFAETGVDFISVGALTKHIRALDLSMRFR is encoded by the coding sequence ATGCCGCCTCGCCGCTACAACCCCGACCACAGACGTAACGTACTGCTGGAACGTATAAATATGGATATTCCGGCAAGCGTCGCCAACGCGCTGCGCGAAGATCTGGGTGGAGACGTCAACGCTGACAACGATATTACGGCCCAGTTGCTGGCGGAAGATGCCCGTTCGCATGCCGTCGTCATCACCCGTGAGGACGGTGTTTTCTGTGGTAAACGTTGGGTGGAAGAGGTCTTCACGCAACTGGCCGGGGACCGGGTTCAGGTGACGTGGCATGTTGAAGACGGCGACAGCATCAGCGCTAACCAGCCGCTGTTTGAACTGGAGGGGCCTTCACGCGTCCTGCTCACCGGTGAACGCACCGCGCTGAATTTTGTCCAGACGCTCTCCGGAGTGGCAAGCGAAGTGCGCAGCTATGTCGATCTGCTTGAAGGCACTCACACCCAGCTGCTGGATACGCGTAAAACCTTGCCGGGCCTGCGCACCGCGCTGAAATATGCCGTGCTGTGCGGCGGGGGTGCCAACCACCGTCTGGGGCTGTCCGATGCATTCCTGATCAAAGAGAACCACATTATTGCCTCCGGCTCCGTTCGCCAGGCGGTGGAAAAAGCCTTCTGGCTGCATCCGGATGTGCCCGTCGAAGTGGAAGTGGAGAGCCTGCAGGAGCTGGAGGACGCGCTGAAAGCCGGTGCCGACATCATCATGCTGGATAACTTCGAAACTGAGCAGATGCGTGAAGCCGTGAAACGCACCAACGGCCAGGCCCGCCTGGAGGTGTCAGGCAACGTGACGCGTGAAACCTTACGCGAGTTCGCCGAAACCGGCGTCGATTTCATCTCCGTTGGCGCGCTGACCAAACACATTCGCGCCCTCGACCTGTCGATGCGCTTTCGCTAA
- the ampD gene encoding 1,6-anhydro-N-acetylmuramyl-L-alanine amidase AmpD: MHSEHGWLADVRRVPSPHHDCRPEDEIPSLLVVHNISLPPGEFGGPWIDALFTGTIDPDAHPFFAEIAHLRVSAHCLIRRDGEIVQYVPFDKRAWHAGVSQYQGRERCNDFSIGIELEGTDTLPYTDAQYEQLAAVTHTLISRYPAIARNMTGHSDIAPQRKTDPGPAFDWERFKTLLTALSEKEMT; encoded by the coding sequence ATGCACTCAGAACATGGCTGGCTGGCAGATGTGCGGCGCGTTCCTTCGCCACACCACGATTGCCGCCCGGAAGATGAAATTCCGTCGCTGCTGGTTGTGCATAACATCAGCCTGCCGCCCGGCGAGTTTGGCGGCCCGTGGATTGACGCATTATTTACCGGGACAATTGATCCTGATGCTCACCCCTTCTTCGCAGAAATCGCTCACCTGCGCGTTTCTGCCCACTGTCTGATTCGTCGTGACGGCGAGATCGTCCAGTATGTTCCTTTCGATAAACGTGCCTGGCATGCGGGTGTGTCTCAGTATCAGGGGCGTGAGCGCTGCAATGATTTTTCAATCGGCATTGAGCTGGAAGGAACAGACACGCTGCCCTACACAGACGCGCAGTACGAGCAGCTGGCCGCGGTGACGCACACGCTGATCTCGCGCTATCCGGCTATCGCCCGCAACATGACCGGGCACAGCGATATTGCGCCGCAGCGCAAGACCGATCCCGGCCCGGCGTTTGACTGGGAACGATTTAAAACTTTGCTTACCGCCCTGTCAGAAAAGGAGATGACATGA
- the ampE gene encoding beta-lactamase regulator AmpE gives MTLFTMLLVMIAERLFKLGEHWYLDHRMEVLFRRIRHFSMIRTLLMTAGVMVVVFLLLRSLYGLFFNVPLLVVWILLGVLCIGAGKVRLHYHAYLKAATNNDAHARRAMASELTLIHGIPPECDEREFLRELQNALLWINFRFYLAPLFWFVVGGAWGPVLLMGYAFLRAWQSWLARYLTPHERLQSGIDAILHVVDWLPVRLFGVVYALIGHGEKALPAWFASLGDRHTSQYLVLTRLAQFSLAREPHTDKVETPKAAVSMAKKTSFVVVVIVALLTIYGTLI, from the coding sequence ATGACGTTATTTACCATGCTGCTGGTGATGATTGCTGAGCGTTTGTTTAAGCTGGGCGAACACTGGTATCTGGACCACCGGATGGAAGTGCTGTTTCGTCGCATCCGCCACTTCTCCATGATCCGCACGCTGCTGATGACGGCGGGGGTGATGGTCGTTGTATTCCTGCTGCTGCGCTCGCTGTATGGCCTGTTCTTCAACGTGCCGCTGCTGGTGGTGTGGATCCTCCTCGGCGTGCTCTGCATTGGCGCCGGTAAGGTCCGTCTGCATTACCATGCATATCTGAAAGCTGCCACGAATAACGATGCGCATGCCCGTAGGGCGATGGCCAGCGAGCTGACGCTGATCCACGGCATTCCGCCGGAGTGCGATGAACGCGAGTTTTTACGTGAACTGCAAAATGCGCTGTTGTGGATTAACTTCCGCTTTTATCTGGCACCGCTGTTCTGGTTTGTGGTGGGGGGCGCCTGGGGCCCGGTTCTGCTGATGGGTTATGCATTTTTACGCGCCTGGCAGAGCTGGCTGGCACGTTATCTGACCCCGCATGAGCGTTTGCAGTCCGGCATCGACGCCATTCTGCACGTGGTGGACTGGCTGCCGGTGCGGCTGTTCGGCGTGGTATATGCCCTGATCGGCCACGGCGAGAAAGCGCTGCCGGCGTGGTTCGCTTCGCTGGGGGATCGCCATACCTCGCAATACCTGGTATTAACGCGTCTGGCGCAGTTCTCCCTGGCGCGTGAGCCGCATACGGATAAAGTTGAAACGCCTAAAGCGGCCGTTTCGATGGCCAAGAAAACCTCTTTTGTGGTGGTAGTGATTGTGGCGCTGCTGACCATTTACGGCACGCTGATCTAA
- a CDS encoding glycoside hydrolase family 43 protein has protein sequence MQTWPNPFIEQRADPYILRHEGEYYFIASVPEYDRLEIRRADSLEGLRSAEEVVVWRKPETGPMSQLIWAPELHHIDGKWYIYFAATHTQALDKLGMFQHRMFALECSDSDPLTGTWVEKGQITTPFDTFALDATTFVHQGKRWYLWAQKAPDIAGNSNLYLCEMENPWTLKGEPVMLSKPEYDWECRGFWVNEGPAVLFHDDRLFISYSASATDENYCMGLLWIDLNADPRNPANWHKSPQPVFTTSYENRQYGPGHNSFTQTADGEDVLVYHARNYTEIEGNPLYDPNRHTRLKTVVWKENGMPDFGIPSADTV, from the coding sequence ATGCAAACCTGGCCAAACCCGTTTATTGAACAACGTGCCGACCCGTACATTCTTCGCCATGAAGGAGAGTACTACTTTATTGCCTCGGTGCCGGAGTATGACCGGCTGGAGATTCGCCGCGCCGACTCGCTGGAAGGACTGCGCAGCGCTGAAGAGGTGGTGGTGTGGCGCAAGCCCGAAACGGGCCCGATGAGCCAGTTGATCTGGGCGCCGGAACTGCACCACATTGACGGCAAATGGTACATCTACTTTGCCGCTACCCATACCCAGGCGCTGGACAAGCTCGGTATGTTCCAGCACCGGATGTTTGCCCTGGAGTGTAGCGACAGCGATCCGCTCACCGGTACATGGGTAGAGAAAGGGCAAATCACGACCCCGTTCGACACCTTTGCGCTGGATGCCACCACCTTTGTGCATCAGGGTAAACGCTGGTATCTCTGGGCGCAAAAAGCCCCGGATATTGCCGGTAACTCGAACCTTTATCTGTGCGAAATGGAAAACCCGTGGACGCTCAAAGGCGAACCGGTGATGCTCAGCAAACCGGAATATGACTGGGAGTGCCGCGGGTTCTGGGTCAATGAAGGCCCGGCGGTTCTGTTCCACGATGACCGACTGTTTATCAGCTATTCAGCCAGCGCCACCGATGAAAACTACTGCATGGGGCTGCTGTGGATCGACCTCAATGCCGACCCACGCAACCCGGCGAACTGGCATAAATCTCCGCAGCCGGTGTTCACCACCAGCTACGAGAACCGCCAGTACGGGCCAGGGCACAACAGCTTTACCCAAACGGCGGACGGTGAAGACGTGCTGGTTTACCACGCCCGCAACTATACCGAGATCGAAGGCAATCCGCTGTACGATCCGAACCGCCACACCCGCCTGAAAACCGTTGTCTGGAAAGAAAACGGGATGCCCGATTTCGGCATCCCGTCAGCAGATACGGTCTGA
- a CDS encoding glycoside-pentoside-hexuronide (GPH):cation symporter: MDNNKLSVKEKIGYGMGDAGCNIIFGAIMLFVNYFYTDIFGLAPALVGVLLLSVRVIDAVTDPIMGAIADRTRSKYGRFRPWLLWIAFPYALFSILMFTTPDWTYNSKVIYAFVTYFLLSLTYTAINIPYCSLGGVITNDPKERVACQSYRFVLVGIATLLLSLTLLPMADWFGGEDKAKGYQMAMTVLALIGTCMFLFSFSTVRERVQPAVHTNDELKNDLKDVWKNDQWVRILLLTLCNVCPGFIRMAATMYYVTWVMGQSTHFATLFISLGVVGMMLGSVLAKVLTDRWCKLKVFFWTNIVLAIFSCAFYFFDPKATVTIVVLYFLLNILHQIPSPLHWSLMADVDDYGEWKTGKRITGISFSGNIFFLKLGLAIAGAMVGFLLSWYGYDAGAKAQSADAINGIVLLFTVIPGVGYLITAGVVRLLKVDRETMKQIQSDLEKRRNNYRELKDYQELKAAE; the protein is encoded by the coding sequence ATGGATAACAATAAACTGTCAGTAAAAGAAAAGATCGGCTATGGGATGGGTGATGCCGGGTGCAACATCATCTTTGGCGCCATCATGTTGTTTGTGAACTATTTTTATACGGATATTTTCGGCCTGGCACCGGCCCTGGTGGGCGTGCTGCTGCTCTCGGTACGCGTCATCGATGCCGTTACCGACCCCATTATGGGTGCCATTGCCGACCGTACCCGCAGTAAGTATGGGCGATTTCGTCCATGGCTGCTGTGGATCGCTTTCCCTTATGCGCTGTTCAGTATCCTGATGTTTACCACCCCGGACTGGACCTACAACAGCAAAGTTATCTATGCCTTTGTTACCTACTTCCTGCTTTCTCTGACCTATACGGCCATTAACATTCCCTACTGCTCGCTGGGCGGGGTTATTACCAACGATCCGAAAGAGCGCGTTGCCTGCCAGTCCTATCGCTTTGTGCTGGTGGGTATTGCCACCCTGCTGCTGTCGCTGACCCTGCTGCCGATGGCCGACTGGTTCGGTGGTGAGGATAAAGCCAAAGGCTATCAGATGGCCATGACCGTGCTGGCGCTGATTGGCACCTGCATGTTCCTGTTCAGCTTCTCTACGGTGCGCGAGCGTGTGCAACCGGCGGTGCACACCAATGACGAACTGAAAAACGATCTCAAAGACGTCTGGAAGAACGACCAGTGGGTGCGCATTCTGCTGCTCACCCTGTGCAACGTCTGCCCGGGCTTTATCCGCATGGCGGCCACCATGTACTACGTCACCTGGGTAATGGGCCAGAGCACCCACTTCGCCACCCTGTTTATCAGCCTGGGCGTAGTAGGCATGATGCTGGGCAGCGTGCTGGCAAAAGTGCTGACCGACCGCTGGTGTAAGCTTAAGGTCTTCTTCTGGACCAACATCGTGCTGGCGATCTTCTCCTGCGCCTTCTATTTCTTCGATCCAAAAGCCACCGTGACCATTGTGGTGCTCTACTTCCTGCTGAACATCCTGCACCAGATCCCGTCTCCGCTGCACTGGTCCCTGATGGCCGACGTGGATGACTACGGCGAATGGAAAACAGGCAAACGCATCACCGGGATCAGCTTCTCCGGCAATATCTTCTTCCTGAAACTGGGTCTGGCGATTGCCGGGGCAATGGTGGGCTTCCTGCTCTCCTGGTACGGTTACGATGCGGGCGCAAAAGCGCAAAGCGCGGACGCCATCAACGGCATCGTCCTGCTCTTTACCGTGATCCCAGGCGTCGGATACCTCATCACCGCAGGGGTGGTACGTCTGCTGAAAGTGGACCGCGAAACCATGAAGCAGATCCAGTCGGACCTGGAGAAGCGCCGGAACAACTATCGCGAGCTGAAAGACTATCAGGAACTTAAAGCCGCTGAATAA
- the aroP gene encoding aromatic amino acid transporter AroP, producing the protein MEGQQHSDQLKRGLKNRHIQLIALGGAIGTGLFLGSASVIQSAGPGIILGYAIAGFIAFLIMRQLGEMVVEEPVAGSFSHFAYKYWGSFAGFASGWNYWVLYVLVAMAELTAVGKYIQFWWPEIPTWASAAVFFVVINAINLTNVKVFGEMEFWFAIIKVIAVVAMILFGGWLLFSGNGGPQASVSNLWDQGGFLPHGMTGLVMMMAIIMFSFGGLELVGITAAEADNPEQSIPKATNQVIYRILIFYVGSLAVLLSLLPWTRVTADTSPFVLIFHELGDTFVANALNVVVLTAALSVYNSCVYCNSRMLFGLAQQGNAPKALLNVDKRGVPVNTIIVSAVVTALCVLINYLAPESAFGLLMALVVSALVINWAMISLAHMKFRRAKQQQGVKTRFPALLYPLGNWVCLLFMAAVLIIMLMTPGMAISVYLIPVWIVILGVGYMCKQKNAKTVKAH; encoded by the coding sequence ATGGAAGGTCAACAGCACAGCGATCAGCTAAAGCGCGGCCTCAAAAACCGCCATATACAGCTTATTGCTCTTGGTGGCGCTATTGGTACGGGCCTGTTCCTGGGTAGCGCATCGGTAATTCAATCCGCCGGCCCGGGTATTATTCTGGGCTACGCCATTGCCGGTTTTATTGCATTCCTTATTATGCGTCAGTTGGGTGAAATGGTGGTCGAAGAGCCGGTAGCCGGTTCCTTCAGTCATTTTGCTTACAAATACTGGGGCAGCTTTGCCGGTTTCGCGTCCGGCTGGAACTACTGGGTGCTGTATGTCCTCGTCGCGATGGCGGAGCTGACCGCAGTCGGTAAATACATCCAGTTCTGGTGGCCTGAAATCCCTACCTGGGCCTCAGCGGCGGTCTTCTTTGTGGTGATCAACGCCATTAACCTGACCAACGTGAAAGTGTTCGGGGAGATGGAGTTCTGGTTCGCCATTATTAAAGTTATCGCGGTTGTGGCGATGATCCTGTTCGGCGGCTGGCTGCTGTTCAGCGGCAACGGCGGGCCGCAGGCAAGCGTCAGCAACCTCTGGGATCAGGGCGGCTTCCTGCCTCATGGCATGACCGGGCTGGTGATGATGATGGCGATCATCATGTTCTCCTTCGGCGGTCTGGAGCTGGTGGGTATCACCGCTGCGGAAGCTGACAATCCGGAGCAGAGCATCCCGAAAGCCACTAACCAGGTTATCTACCGTATTCTGATCTTCTATGTGGGCTCGCTGGCGGTGCTGCTCTCCCTGCTGCCGTGGACCCGCGTTACCGCTGATACCAGCCCGTTTGTCCTGATCTTCCACGAGCTGGGCGACACCTTCGTGGCGAACGCGCTGAACGTGGTGGTTCTGACCGCGGCCCTGTCGGTCTATAACAGCTGCGTTTACTGTAACAGCCGTATGCTCTTCGGCCTGGCCCAGCAGGGTAACGCCCCGAAAGCGCTGCTCAACGTCGATAAGCGCGGCGTGCCGGTGAACACCATTATCGTTTCGGCTGTGGTCACCGCGCTGTGCGTGCTGATCAACTACCTGGCACCGGAATCCGCCTTCGGCCTGCTGATGGCGCTGGTGGTCTCTGCCCTGGTCATCAACTGGGCGATGATTAGCCTGGCGCACATGAAATTCCGTCGTGCTAAACAGCAGCAGGGCGTGAAAACCCGCTTCCCTGCCCTGCTCTACCCGCTGGGTAACTGGGTTTGCCTGCTGTTCATGGCGGCCGTCCTGATTATCATGCTGATGACCCCTGGCATGGCCATTTCGGTCTACCTGATCCCGGTCTGGATTGTGATCCTCGGGGTGGGCTACATGTGTAAACAGAAAAATGCCAAAACGGTAAAAGCGCACTAA
- the pdhR gene encoding pyruvate dehydrogenase complex transcriptional repressor PdhR: MAYSKIRQPKLSDVIEQQLEFLILEGTLRPGEKLPPERELAKQFDVSRPSLREAIQRLEAKGLLLRRQGGGTFVQNSLWQSFSDPLVELLSDHPESQFDLLETRHALEGIAAYYAALRSNDADRERIRELHQAIERAQESGDLDAESDAVVQYQIAVTEAAHNVVLLHLLRCMEPMLAQNVRQNFELLYARREMLPLVSNHRTRIFEAIMAGEPEQAREASHRHLAFIEEILLDRSREQSRRERSLRRIQQRKD; the protein is encoded by the coding sequence ATGGCCTACAGCAAAATTCGCCAACCAAAATTATCCGATGTGATTGAGCAGCAGCTGGAGTTTTTGATCCTTGAGGGGACCCTGCGCCCCGGTGAAAAACTGCCACCTGAACGCGAACTGGCTAAACAGTTCGACGTTTCCCGTCCCTCGCTGCGTGAGGCGATCCAACGCCTCGAAGCCAAGGGCCTGCTGCTTCGTCGCCAGGGGGGCGGAACCTTTGTGCAAAACAGCCTGTGGCAGAGTTTCAGCGACCCGTTAGTGGAGCTGCTCTCCGACCACCCAGAATCCCAGTTTGATCTGCTTGAGACCCGTCACGCGCTTGAAGGCATCGCGGCTTACTACGCGGCGCTGCGCAGCAATGATGCCGATCGCGAGCGTATCCGCGAGCTGCATCAGGCCATCGAACGGGCCCAGGAATCCGGCGATTTAGATGCCGAATCCGACGCCGTTGTCCAGTATCAAATTGCCGTCACCGAAGCTGCCCACAACGTGGTGCTACTCCATCTGCTACGCTGCATGGAGCCAATGCTCGCCCAAAACGTTCGTCAGAATTTTGAATTGTTGTATGCCCGCCGGGAGATGCTTCCGCTGGTCAGCAACCATCGCACCCGAATCTTCGAGGCGATAATGGCCGGGGAGCCGGAGCAGGCGCGTGAAGCGTCGCACCGTCACCTGGCTTTCATTGAGGAAATCTTGCTGGACCGCAGCCGTGAACAGTCGCGACGCGAACGTTCATTACGCCGCATACAGCAACGAAAGGATTAA